The stretch of DNA GAGAAAACTGAATGTTATTGGATTATGGCCTCAAGGCTCAAAGCTTTCTTCTATTTTTCTCCATCGCTCCTTGTTTTCAGTGAggatttaaaaagtgaaatcaatGGCAGATCttaagattttttcttttttttgtacctGGGTTACCCTAATGAAGAAGGACACTGTTCTTTTAAGCCTATTGTTTGGTTAGCAGAGTGTTAAAATAGCCATGTTTGGATGTCTTGTCTTTAAAAATCTAGCACAGTAGGATGGATTTGTTAAAGAATTGGAGGATGAGAAAAATATTGCTGTTAAAAATCCTCCAATTTGCTccaatttaaaatgtcattttaagtgAGCTGGAATCCAAAATTGCAGGATtatttgtaatgtatttaaaataacctgagttttcattatttcactttcatttttttaaatgtctattCACTGTTTTGGAagtctgtctttgttgttgAATCCACCGTGAGTCTGAGGCCTAATATAGACTCACACCTACTCATGTACATTATGTGAGTGGAAAGAAAAGCTTTTGCTCTTTTGACATTGTGGAATAAGAATCTGTACTACactgctgaaatgtggagattttttttttttgacaaacatTCAGCAATTTGCTTTCTAGcagctaagaaaaaaaaaaaaacaacaattgcTCCACTGGCACAACCAGGGTCGCTACTGTTGTAAATCCATGGGACACCTGTATGATCAAGGCACAAACATCTTAAAGGACCATTCGCTGGTGATGCACATTTTAGCCcattcaccaaaaaaaaaaaaaagaccatattCCAAAGCATCCTATAGGAGCCAGtgttttcaattcatttcaGTACGCTATGAAAATAAACCTGCACAGAAGAACTGAAACCAATATCTTCAAAGTTAAAcgcatgttattattattaataatgggtttaaatatacaaaaatgccAGCATGGTCCTTTAAGTGGCTGTCTTCCAGGGCCACTGTGCTCTCTGAACTAAAATGAAAATCCAGGAGAAGACAATGCCGCCACAAAATGTCCCAAAAGCAACATGTGCTCAAAGTTTTTAGCAAAAAGAGACTGACTGAACTGTTGTGATGACTTCATCctctcatgtttgtttttctctcagccctttcattaaaaataaaaaggtttttttttttgtgatgtagCAGAGGGAGACGTGACGGAGTTTCCTAGAGTGTGTATCAGGGGCCTGCAGAGGGGTTTCCCAGTCCACTTGCTAGGGGCCCTGGCCTTTATTTGGCATTtcgttttatttatttagcctCTTCAGCGAGGAGATGAGGATccgaggagaggaggggagggggggagggggtttgATGGGGTGAAGATGAGAGGCAGagatgagaagaggaggaagaggaggaggaggagtggaggaaCATAAAAGGATGAAAaggggatgagaggagaggaaggtgtgtgggagagacagagagaggaagaggacgTATGAAAGACAGGAAACTCCGGTCGGATTGCCGGTGGAGCACCTGTCACTGAAGAGGCTCCTGCTTTCTATcaccctctcctcccctctttcttCCATCCATCTCTTTTGTCTGGCAACAGGAGGACAGCCAAAAGGGAAAGAGCGGGTGCTTAAaattcctccttccttcctgtgTCCATCTCCTCTCCTAAAGACCTGtcgtctccatagcaacagacCCTGTCTTCATACTGAGCTTATTCAGTTGGTAgtcatgaatgtgtgtgtgtgtgtgtgtgtgtgtgtgtgtgtgtgtgaggcagagagagagagagtgttcgCTGCTCCTCATGcctctctgtgtcagtgtgcctctgtgcatgttgttgttgttgttgttgttgttgttgttgtttcaagGAAGAGGGTGTATCTTCAGTAAACTTTAGTCCAACACTCGGTCCGAGCTCGCTTAATGAAACAAGTTTTAAAAGCCAGTTCATTTTTGGTCAATTTGAATTAAACTCATGTTAAAATGGAAGGAGCGTTGGCTGGTTTCTGAGCtaagaaagtttgttttttttcagtctttgagTTTTAAATCAGGCACCGTGACGCTTCTCACCTCCCCGCCCTGGAAGCATGTACATACTGCAGCGGTCAGCAAAGACTGACAGCTCTTTCAGCCAATGGCAGCCCAGTCTGTGCTCAGTCTACTTTGTCAGAGGGAAGGAAGTCTCTTGTGATTGGCTGTCCATCAGCAGCCTGGGGAGGTCGTGATGGGGCTGTGGTGCAGGTAGGCCGAGTTCACCACAGAAACTGGGAAGTTGAAGATGAACGGAGAGGTGGGCGTCGCCGTGGTCGAGGTGGTGGTGGTCGAGGACTTGGGTCCGAGCAGCGGGCTGGCCGTGGCGGCGGCTTCGGCAGCGCACGAGGTGGCCAGGAGCTGCGACTCGAACTGCAGCAGCTGACCCATGAAGCTGAAGTTTGGGGAGATGATGCTGCGGCGCCGGCGCACGAACTCGAAGGCTTCGTCCAGACGCACCCGCTTCCTCTTCATCAGGTAGGCCAGGCAGATGGTGGCGGAGCGGGAGATGCCTGCTTGACAGTGGACTAGGACTCGCCCACTGGAATCCCGTACTGAgtctgaggagagagagaggggtcagaggtcagaggtttCCATTCCAGAGGTTTTCTTTTtgcacaaacattttatatgcCCCATATcccatttattattttattagtgttgtcagtgttgttttcaaaGTGAAATTTAAGTCGGTGATACCAACTTTAACTTAAATAATCagtaaactgaactgactgttttcctgtttattttctctctaaGCAAAAGGCTCCAAGCATGTTTGCAGCAGTTCATTCTAGGTTGAGCTTTTCTCTTCCATTCAGTTAAGTTTTTTAGATAACAAAGACACTATTCGAACTCCAGTGGCTCATGACAGAGACTGTAAATGTCAGTCTTCATGCAAAAGGAAGCAGTACTAGGGAGCAGTTCCTCTATGCTTGCAAAGCTCCTCCCcgaaaaaaatgtgaaagctcATGTTAGCTCTTTCTTTACATGTCCTTGTTCAAAGATAAAGAACAGTTTACCACTGTGGTTCGGTGACACCATGAACTTTAACTAACGAATAAATAAACTCAggtaaaaacaaactgtcacCTCGAAATGTAAAAGTTCTACATGACAGATACACACTTCCTCTCCTGCACACTTTCGCAGCTTCCCCCTCTTTGTGTAGTCAAACCAGTAACTAACCTCAGAGTGAGAAAGCAGCGAATcacatttaactgaaacacGCAAGTGCAAACATTTGAGTCATCAGCCTCTCTTTCACACTTCCTCCCTTGTCCTATTtatgtctctccctctctcagtaTGTTTAGACGCATGCTACGACTCTATTACTGTGAATAACCAGATTTAGGTAATAGCTTGATTAAAGCGTTTACAGTAACTCAATTTCCCCTACAACCTCAGTGTGCATGATTAGTTGGACGCTCATGTTAATGTCCCGGAGCATGTGTGGCGGCCTGCAGGAAATTAGAAGCACACAATATGAGGAAGATAATGGAGGGgctatatttattgttttttttttttcatgttgatgaatttaatctaattttccaccactgctggcTATGCTGCTGTTTGCATATAAAATCACTGCTTTGCATCTACTTCACTCCATGACCTTTGTGGCACACGAGCAGAATTAAGACCTGTAAATACACAAACCACTCGCCCATTTCTCACTCTTTGTGTCTTGCTCTGCTTTTCAGatgtctgtcatttttatttcacaatctctttcttacacacacagatttcAGGTAACTCCACCATAGCGTCTGTTCACCCGGTAACAGTGGATGAGTCAGAATCTGGTCCCACAGCAGCTAACTATGACGCATACCagcacctacacacacacacacacaccagagtgCACGCTCATGAACATACACTCACAGCACAggaaccacacacacaacagcatgaTATGCTGAAAGCACAAGCACAGCTCACACTCGCTTGtattatacaaacaaacacaaatcagaAATCATGGTGCGGAGAAATGATTGATCGGAATATTTTCTTCATTCCAAATTCTATCTTCTGTCTGCTCCTCAATCATGTTACGACATTTTGTTCTGTGATGGATTAATTTGATCTTGGTATGTTTTTTCTTTCGTTTTCTGCCTCTGCTGAGATGTGTGTGATAAAGGGCCACATAAAAATAGTAATTTGCAACAGATTCCTATGAATCAATGTCCGCATGGACAGAAATAATCTGGCACATGAAAGTCTTTCCATTGCTGCTCTCAGGACTATCTGAAGGCTCTTTTCTGGGAAAATTCCTCCCAAGAAGTGACGTGTTTTACATTTCAGGTTGCTATAAGATAAATAGAGGAGGAGGGCGTAGCGTTAGCAGAGATGAGCTACCATTTCTGACAAATCAAACTGCATCAATGCAAAAtccaaaagaagaagagaaaacactgtttgattgacaggtgatctCTCAGAGGTGACAAATAGAAGCAATGAGATTGCAgcacacaaaacaaagacatacCATGGTTTGGTAGattttgaaaatattataatatttaccTATGTGGTTTCATAAAGTAGGTTTATTGACAATATTTAGCAAAACagctatttttaaaaaggtatttcacatgtacacacagacactgtgACTGCTTGTACAAAAACATCCTACAAACAAACTTAACCGAGATCAACTCTTTTGATTTTATCTAAAAATTACGTGACCTCAAAACGAACCACATGAAGCGCAAAACACGCCATAGCCTGAAGCAAGCTCGTTTTATTTGTAGCTATTCACCATGGGAATGCATTcatctcccacacacacacacacacacacacacacacacatacacacaaacatcccACACTTACTCACTGACCTATGAACTCGATAGCCTCCAGGAACCAGCAGCTGATGTCTTCTTTGTGGTTGTCCTCCACAGGGATACATTTGTATTGGTACACCCCCTCGAAGTGGTTTGGACAGTCGGACGACACGTTCAGCAAGGCGGAGATTCCTATGGCGTCCAAAACCTCCTTCTTTGAGGCGTGCAGAGCGCTACCAAGATACAGGAAAGGCAGGATCTCAACTGGTCCACCCTTGacaaaagagaaacaggacGATGATGATTAactaattatttcttttttaatcgGCACTGAGGAGTCAGATTTACTGTTCTGAGGCATCTTTGTACATTGTTTATTGATTCATTCACCCAAGTAATAACTCATTCATTCAATCAGTAGTCATTGAGTCCACATTAAGAACATCCCTTGACCCAACCAAACTTATCAGCTAGTGGAACCACGTTGGACGGAATTCacttaaatgaaaaacagcttACATGATGAGACAAAGAATACTCTGTCTCAGTGTGCAGAAGCAGCCAGATACCAGATGACTTCAGCATAAGCGTGACCTCGcttaaatattttgttaatcACATTAGCCACACTTATCATTGGACAAGAGTAGCTTATTATCTGTATGATTGATGCAGGGTCGTTCGATACGGGCCATTTAGTTAGTTATTTATTTCCCCATATGGAAACACAATTACCCAACAGTCTTACTGTTGGACCTGAGTGTCTGCTCCACTGACCAGTGTCTCCGTGTACCACCCTTAGaattaaatggaaatatcagcatgtttttAATGCACCAGTGAGAACATTCACCACTCTGTTGTGCCTTGTAATTATACGATCCACTTTATGAGTGGAGACGTACATCTGAGGAAAATTCTGAACAGTAACATTGCCCCAGAAAATCAGTTCCCATCAATAACCGATGTGTGATGTGTGCTATGGAGtcagaaaaactgtaatgttCTACTGTGTTATGTACAGTGCATAAATTACATACTCGCTAACATAGAATTGACTGAGGACATGAGGGtttatttttagactttttgcAGAAAGGAAGCATCTGGTGGAATGTTTGACCTTTCTAGTTTTGTTGAgttttgataaaaaaatattaataacgGTAACATTTAAATCCCTAGACAATCAAAATATAAACACTTCATGGTAAGAAAGAGCTTTTATGACATTAATACAAATTGCTGGGTTAGTATCTGTGCAAGTCGCAAGCTGATGTTTACATGTTACAATCCAATTTGGaccatttttgctttttttttttaaaaaaaaatatctgatgtttattttattctgatGTCAGAGTGGAAGTAGTTTTTCCCCCGAGGGGGCAGCTGGTTGGTGGTCTATACCGGCAGTGAGTCTTATTGACGAGGACTCTGTCTGTTTATGTCACTGCCGCTGACGACCTCGGTACTGACACAGCGTCAGGAAATGATCAATACTGCTAAGAGATGTAatgtgaggaggaggggggcggAGGGCGAGAGGGAAAAAGCAAATGAGATACTCAGCTAGCTATTTTACCCTGTCCATTATTTCTATCCTGCAACAGGAAGCTGGTCTATTCTATCTGTAGCCTATTTGTCAAACAAAAATCCACCTGACAGTGTGGCCATGACTCGCATTTTTCttagaaaacacacagaggccGGATTGTCTGCATCTCTCTTCTCATGCGTTCCAGGGGAATTAAACCCGAACCACATGTGACTGTGAGAGTTGCATAAAATCTGCAGGCTCAAACAACAGCAGATCACTGACCAACAAAACAAGGCCGCCCAGgtcacaggaagtgatgcagaGGTGAATCAATGGTAAGCTACGTATGACCCCCAGGCCGGACATATCATCAGGCAATAACTCATTTAAACAAGGagtgtgttttcagacaatgcTGCTTTTTTCCAGTATAGCCTAGAGCTTCAAGAAACAAGTTTGTACCACCACGTTCACTGGTTTAAATTCCCAGACTGGATGTGAAAAAACGGTTGAATGAACATGGGAAAGTGAACAACAGTTGAATTGCCCTCGAGCAAGGCAAATAACCCCCAGCTGCTAGTGTGTTTGCACTCAGGAGCTCTCACATGTGTGAAACTGAAGTTGACTTTTGCCGGATAAGAAGCTGAAACAGGTGTTAATTAGTTGAATTTGACACCGGTGAATGTCAACTATGTTATTTAAAGCATAGTTTTTTTTGGTGAGGGAGGTTTGAGttcatgtgtctgtctgtgtgtgtgtgtttgtgtgtgtgtgttacctggtcATGGTGTGGAGTTCCACAAGACGAGCAGGCTGAGTCGATGCTGGACTGGCTGGCGAGGGATGGTAAGGATTTGGTCTTCAAACAATACTCTGGGTACTCTGTGAAAAACCTGTCATATCCACCTGAAAAAGAGACATCACGattaaatatgatgcattttatCCACTGCTTTGCTCTACAGAAAGTATAGTGTACCTTAATCTATTATGCAGTGTTTTAGAAATAATCATATGGTAAAATATGAGCACCAATGGCAGACTTTAAGAGCCTTTTTGTTTGGGGTTTGTGTGCATAAAACACATTAGAAATGTCTGCTTAAGTACAAAAGAAGCATGGCAGACCACATTTACATCTAAGCACAATCTGCACCAGGATTTTCTCCTCTGCATTCAATTAGTGTGACATAAAGTCTGTTAAACGGATCCCTGACTTACTCTATCCTGTATCTGCTGCTGTGGATTTGAAACAATTTCATCAtcccttttgttttgttttttttatacatctgCAGGCTGACCGCTGCTCTCTGCACCTCAGGGATCAAATCAGATTAACTGGGAAATGTCATCTTTATAAGCTACATACATACACTCCTGTGCTTCAAGGCGTCTGCGTCATTagggtgcacacacacacacacgcacgcacacacacacacacaaagaagagtGCGCCACAGCTTGCAGCAGCATTGGTTTTCAGATTTCCTGAAGTCTAAATATAGTGTGGTGGGTAAATTCAAGCGTTGATTTTAGATTTCACTGCTTCTCTTCTGTGATTGACCCAAAGCGGACTCTTTCTGAAATGATGTGTGTCCTGTAAGTCCCTCCGGTTTGATGTGGCTTCTACGCATCAGCATTACCTCATTCACTCAGCTCACGGCCATtggtctgtgtgt from Thunnus albacares chromosome 18, fThuAlb1.1, whole genome shotgun sequence encodes:
- the dusp4 gene encoding dual specificity protein phosphatase 4 — translated: MEELCDMDCPLLKRLLKDDSAKCLLLDCRSFLAFSAGHIRGAVNARCNTIVRRRAKGSVLSLEQVLAGDEEVRSRLRSGMYSAVVLYDERTPDSETVKEDSTVTLVLNALCRDSSGTDIYLLKGGYDRFFTEYPEYCLKTKSLPSLASQSSIDSACSSCGTPHHDQGGPVEILPFLYLGSALHASKKEVLDAIGISALLNVSSDCPNHFEGVYQYKCIPVEDNHKEDISCWFLEAIEFIDSVRDSSGRVLVHCQAGISRSATICLAYLMKRKRVRLDEAFEFVRRRRSIISPNFSFMGQLLQFESQLLATSCAAEAAATASPLLGPKSSTTTTSTTATPTSPFIFNFPVSVVNSAYLHHSPITTSPGC